The Frondihabitans australicus genome includes a region encoding these proteins:
- the frr gene encoding ribosome recycling factor, with translation MGKAVDVAKDDFNTVRTGRINPALFQKIPVDYYGTPTPLSQLASLQVPEARTMIVTPYDKTALKEIEKAIATFPNLGASPTNDGTIVRVTIPELTQDRRKEFVKIVKTKGEDAKIAIRNIRRKAKDDLDSQSDVGEDEIARAEKELEAITKSFVDQIDEALKKKEAELLEV, from the coding sequence ATGGGCAAGGCCGTCGACGTCGCGAAAGACGACTTCAACACGGTCCGCACCGGTCGCATCAACCCGGCCCTCTTCCAGAAGATCCCGGTCGACTACTACGGCACGCCCACCCCGCTGTCGCAGCTCGCGTCGCTGCAGGTCCCCGAGGCCCGCACGATGATCGTCACGCCGTACGACAAGACGGCGCTGAAAGAGATCGAGAAGGCCATCGCGACCTTCCCGAACCTCGGGGCCAGCCCGACGAACGACGGCACCATCGTCCGCGTGACGATCCCCGAGCTCACGCAGGACCGCCGCAAGGAGTTCGTGAAGATCGTCAAGACGAAGGGCGAGGACGCCAAGATCGCGATCCGCAACATCCGCCGCAAGGCGAAAGACGACCTCGACTCGCAGAGCGATGTCGGCGAGGACGAGATCGCCCGCGCCGAGAAGGAGCTCGAGGCGATCACCAAGAGCTTCGTCGACCAGATCGACGAGGCCCTCAAGAAGAAGGAAGCCGAGCTGCTCGAGGTCTGA